In one window of Lacticaseibacillus casei DSM 20011 = JCM 1134 = ATCC 393 DNA:
- a CDS encoding winged helix-turn-helix transcriptional regulator — protein MDRELYNCAAGCPVQNTVDLISGKWKSVILYHLFKGDATRFSTLNKAIPSVTQRMLALQLSQLEGDGIIYKKVGDEDGRATEYGLTKLGQTLAPVINAMAAWGEFYQTQRAALA, from the coding sequence ATGGATCGTGAACTTTATAATTGTGCTGCAGGATGCCCGGTTCAAAATACGGTTGATCTGATTTCGGGAAAATGGAAGAGTGTGATTCTTTATCATCTCTTTAAAGGGGATGCCACTCGCTTCAGCACGCTGAACAAGGCCATTCCTTCAGTGACTCAGCGCATGTTGGCGTTACAATTATCGCAACTTGAAGGTGATGGGATTATTTACAAGAAAGTCGGCGATGAAGATGGCCGCGCCACGGAATATGGTTTAACCAAGTTGGGCCAAACGTTGGCGCCGGTGATCAATGCCATGGCGGCGTGGGGTGAGTTTTATCAAACGCAGCGGGCCGCACTGGCATGA